From a single Mycosarcoma maydis chromosome 2, whole genome shotgun sequence genomic region:
- a CDS encoding iron-sulfur cluster assembly protein CIA2: MEQKDNANPIVYQSSSRLTQRRSSSSANAEWWRDQSIHSSAQSAGRPSASSSSIAGIGAVGSSAISSNNFAASFARATRSTIDQDDDEELEDEADDSDDDVEMSRRSGTPATSPEIECAAPHTKAVATSMDEEIDSQEIYDLIRSITDPEHPLTLEQLAVVNASHITVSHGDAAANKLPHVLLEFTPTIPHCSMATLIGLSLRVRLLRALPDRFKVDIRVRPGTHQSENAVNKQLNDKERVAAALENSHLFNVVTGCLASAGRRGKSADEVAAYFSGPPSGDGKEDQDHQLIWKTVQEITTRMGITV, translated from the coding sequence ATGGAACAGAAGGACAACGCCAACCCCATTGTATACCAGTCCAGCTCGCGCTTGACGCAGCGACGCAGTTCGTCTAGCGCCAACGCAGAGTGGTGGCGTGATCAGTCGATTCATTCGTCGGCACAGTCAGCTGGTCGaccatctgcatcgtccTCTAGCATCGCTGGCATCGGTGCCGTCGGTAGCAGCGCCATCTCTAGCAACAATTTCGCTGCCTCGTTCGCGCGTGCGACTCGATCTACCATcgatcaagacgacgacgaggagcttgaAGACGAAGCGGACGACTCTGATGACGATGTCGAAATGTCGCGTCGCTCCGGTACTCCAGCCACATCACCCGAGATTGAGTGCGCCGCCCCCCACACCAAAGCCGTCGCGACCTCGATGGACGAAGAGATTGATAGCCAAGAGATCTATGACCTCATCCGATCCATCACCGACCCGGAACACCCGCTCACCCTTGAACAGCTCGCCGTGGTCAACGCATCACATATCACCGTCTCGCAcggcgacgctgctgctaaCAAACTGCCGCACGTACTGCTTGAATTCACCCCCACCATTCCGCACTGTAGCATGGCCACGCTGATAGGTCTCTCACTCCGTGTTCGTCTGCTACGTGCACTACCCGATCGCTTCAAAGTGGACATCCGCGTGCGTCCCGGAACGCATCAGAGCGAGAATGCAGtcaacaagcagctcaacgacAAAGAGAGggtcgcagcagcgctcgaAAACTCGCATCTGTTCAATGTAGTAACCGGTTGCTTGGCGAGTGCAGGGAGAAGAGGAAAAAGTGCCGATGAGGTCGCAGCATACTTCAGTGGGCCTCCGAGCGGCGATGGCAAAGAGGACCAGGATCATCAGTTGATTTGGAAGACCGTGCAAGAGATTACGACTCGGATGGGCATTACTGTTTGA
- a CDS encoding putative Lipase B precursor: MKTTSVISALVTLASIIRAAPLASSDPAFSTPKATLDAGLECQTGSPSSQTKPILLVPGTGANGTQTFDSSWIPLSAKLGFSPCWISPPPFMLNDSQVNVEYIVNAVQTLYAGSGSKKVPVLTWSQGGLATQWALTFFPSIRNQVDRLMAFAPDYKGTIEAGLLSTFGLASQSVWQQQAGSAFVTALKNAGGLTSFVPTTNLYSFFDEIVQPQVFNSDADSSYLGNSKNIQAQTVCGGFFVIDHAGSLTSQFSYVVGKSALTSSSGVANSADYSSKDCKASPADDLSAKQKADASALLFVAAGNLLAGPKQNCEPDLKPYARQFAVGKKTCSGTIN; this comes from the coding sequence ATGAAGACAACTTCGGTCATCTCCGCGTTGGTGACACTCGCCTCCATCATCAGGGCTGCACCGCTCGCCAGTTCCGATCCCGCCTTTTCCACGCCCAAAGCTACGCTGGATGCGGGGCTTGAGTGTCAAACTGGCTCTCCCTCTTCGCAGACCAAGCCGATTCTTCTGGTTCCGGGAACCGGCGCCAATGGCACCCAGACGttcgactcgagctggatcCCTCTCtcggccaagctcggcttctcTCCCTGTTGGATTTCTCCTCCGCCCTTTATGCTCAACGATTCCCAGGTGAATGTCGAGTACATCGTCAACGCGGTTCAGACACTCTACGCCGGTTCTGGTTCGAAAAAGGTGCCCGTGCTCACGTGGTCGCAAGGTGGCCTCGCCACGCAGTGGGCACTCACGTTCTTCCCGAGCATCCGAAACCAGGTGGATCGATTGATGGCTTTCGCCCCGGACTACAAGGGAACCATCGAGGCGGGACTTCTCTCGACGTTCGGATTGGCGAGTCAGTCGGTTTGGCAGCAACAGGCAGGTTCGGCGTTTGTGACTGCGCTCAAGAATGCGGGTGGTCTGACCAGCTTCGTTCCCACGACGAACCTCTACTCGTTCTTCGACGAGATTGTGCAGCCACAAGTGTTCAACTCGGACGCGGATTCGAGCTACTTGGGAAACTCGAAGAACATTCAGGCGCAGACGGTGTGCGGTGGATTTTTCGTCATCGACCACGCTGGCTCGTTGACTTCTCAGTTTTCGTATGTCGTCGGCAAGTCGGCTCTTACTTCAAGCAGTGGTGTGGCCAACAGCGCCGATTACAGCAGCAAGGACTGCAAGGCTTCTCCCGCAGATGACTTGAGCGCTAAGCAGAAAGCCGACGCCAGCGCACTGCTATTCGTCGCCGCTGGTAACCTGCTAGCGGGTCCCAAGCAGAACTGCGAGCCGGATCTCAAGCCCTATGCTAGACAGTTCGCCGTCGGCAAAAAGACGTGCTCTGGAACGATCAATTGA
- a CDS encoding uncharacterized protein (related to PHO80 - cyclin) has product MMESVSSKSSPSRSSAHVAPAFPTPGTVAPATVTVASAHSASPLHFSASAVNALSAPAEHSSSSKATPPAIPRPAGSSSSSSASVLSPSTTSVATQTAPSISAANSNTKVLPYLFDDAQLDDVLVLVVDMLVRLTEHNDSLPLDPSALTRFHSRATPNISLSAYLRRIAKYTSIEKCCVLILLVYIDRVCERLEGFTICGLTVHRFICAAILCASKALCDAFNTNEHYAKVGGISLQEINLLEKEFLQIIDWRLICGGAELQHYYASLVRNHKDYVLDEPKRAGQNLQEQKQEHGLAAMELDGAEASAGSDMNGHDGTSGNTATDGSIRAGATAQAASSQHSSPFPLPISSSNSNSNTSTSASPFTTSTATNGSGRSLTGVATSSASGSSSGDSQRGAAAGSSSSIVTSPTSAMQVDAEPWMTSQVAAPAMMNRRRKDEHRTPPSPLGQSQVHAPQNGGSSVNAVQTNGHASSTQQAQHSTVSANADAYKRTRFDHPPRQ; this is encoded by the coding sequence ATGATGGAATCCGTCTCATCCAAATCGTCACCTTCACGTTCGTCGGCGCACGTTGCTCCTGCCTTTCCCACGCCTGGTACGGTTGCTCCGGCAACAGTCACCGTTGCTTCAGCACACTCAGCTTCACCTTTGCACTTTTCCGCTTCAGCGGTCAATGCACTGAGCGCGCCCGCTGAGCATTCTTCTTCATCCAAAGCCACACCACCAGCTATACCTCGGCCAGCTggatcatcatcatcatcatcggcatcggtATTGTCACCGTCAACAACGTCGGTAGCAACACAAACGGCACCTTCAATATCAGCAGCCAACTCCAACACCAAGGTACTGCCATACCTCTTTGACGATGCACAGCTTGACGACGtcctcgttctcgtcgtcgacatgctcgtcaGGCTCACTGAACACAACGATTCGCTTCCACTCGACCCATCTGCTCTTACGCGCTTCCACTCTCGCGCAACGCCCAAcatctcgctctcggccTATCTGCGCCGCATTGCAAAGTACACCTCAATCGAAAAGTGCTGTGtgctcatcttgctcgtctaCATTGACCGCGTCTGCGAACGTTTGGAAGGCTTTACCATCTGCGGCTTGACCGTGCATCGCTTCATCTGCGCTGCCATCCTCTGCGCCTCCAAGGCGCTGTGCGATGCATTCAACACCAACGAGCACTACGCCAAAGTCGGAGGTATCAGCTTGCAGGAGATCAATctgctcgaaaaggagTTCTTGCAGATCATTGACTGGAGGTTGATCTGTGGAGGcgctgagctgcagcaTTACTATGCCAGCTTGGTGAGAAATCATAAGGATTATGTGTTGGATGAGCCCAAGCGTGCTGGACAGAATTTACaggagcagaagcaggAGCACGGCTTGGCGGCGATGGAGCTCGATggtgcagaagcgagcgcTGGCTCAGATATGAATGGTCATGATGGGACGAGTGGCAATACGGCTACCGATGGTTCCATCCGAGCAGGAGCaacagcacaagcagcgagcagTCAGCACAGCTCACCTTTTCCGCTTcccatcagcagcagcaatagcaacagcaacaccagcaccagTGCTAGCCCCTTCACCACTTCCACTGCCACCAATGGTAGCGGTCGATCGCTGACAGGTGTGGCGACTAGCTCAGCATCGGGTAGCAGCAGTGGCGATAGTCAGAGAGGTGCAGCGGCGGggtcatcgtcgtcgattGTCACGAGTCCAACATCGGCCATGCAAGTCGATGCCGAACCTTGGATGACATCGCAGgtggcagcaccagcgaTGATGAATAGGAGAAGGAAAGACGAACATCGAACGCCTCCTTCGCCGCTTGGCCAATCACAGGTGCATGCACCCCAAAACGGTGGATCCAGCGTCAACGCGGTGCAAACCAATGGTCATGCCTCGTCTAcgcaacaagctcaacatTCTACAGTCAGTGCGAATGCCGATGCGTACAAACGGACGCGCTTCGATCACCCTCCTCGCCAATGA